In Fluviicola taffensis DSM 16823, the following are encoded in one genomic region:
- the prfA gene encoding peptide chain release factor 1, whose protein sequence is MQELLSKLEAIHFRFIEVGKMITDPEIISDMERYVKLNKEYRDLEEVDAAYKSYKNVLDNLKSSKEMLEVETDPEMREMAKMEINELEQQRPIIEEEIKVLLIPKDPEDDKNAIIELRAGTGGDEACIFVEDIYRMYTMYFKEMGWAYEIVNSSEGSAKGYKEVSMSISGAGIYGMLKFESGVHRVQRVPETESQGRVHTSAITVAVLPEAEEVDFELDMNDVRKDTFRASGAGGQHINKTESAIRLTHIPTGTVVECQDGRSQHKNLAQAISVLRSRLYQAELDRVHQERAAHRKTLVSTGDRSAKIRTYNYPQGRITDHRINKTIYNLSAFMNGDVQEMIDALKMAENAEKMKGELN, encoded by the coding sequence ATGCAAGAATTATTAAGTAAACTAGAAGCAATTCACTTTCGTTTCATCGAAGTTGGTAAGATGATTACTGACCCAGAAATTATTTCTGATATGGAGCGTTATGTGAAATTGAATAAGGAATATCGAGATTTAGAAGAGGTAGATGCAGCATATAAGTCCTATAAAAATGTACTAGACAATCTCAAAAGTTCGAAAGAAATGCTTGAGGTTGAAACAGATCCTGAAATGCGAGAAATGGCAAAAATGGAGATCAATGAACTAGAGCAGCAAAGACCAATCATTGAAGAAGAGATAAAAGTGCTCTTGATTCCAAAGGATCCAGAAGATGATAAAAATGCAATTATCGAGCTACGGGCTGGAACTGGTGGAGATGAGGCTTGTATTTTCGTGGAGGATATCTATAGAATGTATACCATGTATTTCAAAGAAATGGGGTGGGCTTACGAAATTGTAAACTCTTCAGAAGGTTCTGCGAAAGGTTATAAAGAGGTGTCTATGAGTATTTCCGGTGCGGGAATTTATGGAATGTTAAAGTTCGAATCGGGAGTTCACCGTGTGCAACGCGTTCCTGAAACCGAATCTCAAGGCCGTGTTCATACATCAGCAATTACTGTGGCGGTTTTACCTGAAGCTGAAGAAGTGGATTTTGAACTAGACATGAATGATGTGCGTAAGGATACTTTTCGGGCTTCTGGTGCAGGTGGACAGCACATTAACAAAACAGAATCTGCAATTCGATTGACACACATTCCAACAGGAACAGTTGTTGAATGTCAAGATGGTCGTTCGCAGCACAAAAACTTGGCGCAAGCTATTTCTGTATTGCGTTCCCGCTTATACCAAGCAGAGTTGGATCGCGTTCATCAAGAACGTGCCGCTCATCGTAAAACATTGGTATCTACTGGAGACCGATCTGCAAAAATTAGAACGTACAATTATCCCCAAGGTCGAATTACTGATCACCGAATCAATAAAACGATTTACAATTTAAGTGCTTTTATGAATGGAGACGTTCAAGAAATGATTGATGCACTGAAGATGGCTGAAAATGCTGAGAAGATGAAAGGCGAATTGAACTAA
- the pyrF gene encoding orotidine-5'-phosphate decarboxylase, with translation MTRQGLIQQIREKKSFLCVGLDTDMDKIPAHLLKLEDPIFEFNKAIIDATKDLCVAYKPNVAFYEALGPKGWESLKKTIDYIPSHCLTIADAKRGDIGNTSTYYAKTFFEYLNCDAVTVAPYMGEDSVTPFQEFKNKWVILLALTSNKGALDFQFTTDSNGEELYKKVLKKSSKWGSEENLMYVVGATRAEGIAEVRKIVPNHFFLVPGVGAQGGSLEDVAKYGWNNDCGLLVNASRSIIYASNGTDFAEKGREEAKKLQQEMELILKEKHF, from the coding sequence ATGACAAGACAGGGATTAATTCAGCAAATTCGCGAAAAGAAATCATTCTTATGCGTAGGATTAGATACTGACATGGATAAAATTCCTGCTCATTTGTTGAAATTAGAAGATCCAATTTTCGAATTTAACAAAGCAATCATTGATGCAACGAAAGATTTGTGTGTTGCTTATAAACCCAACGTTGCGTTTTATGAAGCTTTAGGTCCAAAAGGATGGGAGTCTTTGAAAAAAACAATCGATTATATCCCTTCTCACTGTTTGACAATTGCTGATGCGAAACGAGGAGATATTGGAAATACGTCAACTTATTACGCCAAAACATTCTTTGAATATTTAAACTGCGACGCAGTAACTGTTGCTCCTTATATGGGAGAAGATTCTGTGACACCATTTCAAGAGTTTAAAAATAAATGGGTCATTTTACTAGCCTTAACGTCGAATAAAGGTGCTTTAGATTTTCAATTCACAACAGATTCGAATGGAGAAGAATTGTATAAAAAAGTACTGAAAAAGAGTTCCAAATGGGGTTCTGAAGAGAATTTGATGTATGTTGTTGGCGCAACGCGTGCTGAAGGAATTGCTGAAGTTCGTAAGATTGTTCCAAATCACTTTTTCCTCGTTCCTGGAGTTGGAGCACAGGGTGGGAGTTTGGAAGATGTTGCGAAATACGGGTGGAATAACGATTGCGGATTACTAGTGAATGCCTCCAGATCGATTATTTATGCATCTAATGGTACGGATTTTGCCGAAAAGGGCAGAGAAGAGGCTAAAAAACTTCAACAAGAAATGGAACTAATTTTGAAGGAGAAACATTTTTAA
- the mtnB gene encoding methylthioribulose 1-phosphate dehydratase: MEDLKSQLAQVIRGYHQKGWSPATSTNYSFRLPTNSNVIVVSKSGIDKSLFSENDFMEVDMQGNALAAYEGIRPSAETLIHCKLYQLFPEMMCIVHSHSVYSVLQSMKNQTSVELSGYEVLKGFEGIKTHETTVQVPIFDNTQDMPAFANVLEEDKVRLTVPAFIMRQHGTYAWGKNLFEAKRHLETAEYLFEVDWKFSEKSV, from the coding sequence ATGGAAGATTTGAAAAGCCAATTGGCTCAAGTAATTCGAGGGTATCATCAAAAAGGATGGTCTCCAGCAACATCAACGAATTACTCGTTCAGACTTCCAACTAATTCAAACGTTATCGTTGTTTCAAAATCGGGAATTGATAAATCACTTTTTTCTGAAAATGATTTTATGGAAGTCGATATGCAAGGAAATGCATTAGCGGCTTATGAGGGAATTCGTCCATCTGCAGAAACGCTCATCCATTGTAAATTGTATCAGTTATTTCCTGAAATGATGTGTATTGTTCACAGTCATTCGGTGTATTCTGTTTTACAATCCATGAAAAACCAAACTTCAGTTGAATTAAGTGGTTACGAAGTATTGAAAGGATTTGAAGGGATCAAAACGCATGAAACAACTGTTCAAGTTCCAATTTTCGATAATACACAAGATATGCCCGCTTTTGCTAATGTGCTAGAGGAGGATAAAGTTCGTTTAACTGTTCCAGCTTTCATTATGCGCCAACATGGAACCTATGCGTGGGGAAAAAACTTGTTTGAAGCAAAAAGACACCTGGAAACAGCTGAATATTTATTTGAAGTAGATTGGAAATTTTCTGAAAAATCTGTTTGA
- a CDS encoding DUF4249 domain-containing protein → MKFILTALVSFTFILVFSGCQKVIDIDLNDTDQKVVVEGTILRGDTIQRVRVTKTQNFDESTSPPAVDDATVSVVDNLGNAASFTSVGNGWYELTSYPGVEGRTYTLTVSVDGETYSGSSTMPNYMPLDSLFVEYYPFGADTLISLVPSHYDEAGVTNFYQFHIYRNGEKDKGIYIQDDQFTDGNLILQPLFVSDLEVNDIVRVDLFCIDKPVYSYFNQLSVNSSSSATPANPISNMTGGCLGYFSARTFHSRTIVVN, encoded by the coding sequence ATGAAATTCATACTTACAGCCCTAGTTTCTTTTACTTTTATTCTTGTATTTTCAGGATGTCAAAAAGTCATTGATATTGATTTGAATGATACGGACCAAAAAGTGGTTGTTGAAGGGACAATTCTTCGCGGAGATACGATTCAGCGAGTTCGAGTGACTAAAACACAAAATTTTGATGAGAGTACTTCGCCTCCTGCTGTCGATGATGCAACGGTGAGTGTTGTCGATAATTTGGGGAATGCAGCTTCATTTACTTCCGTAGGCAATGGTTGGTACGAATTAACGTCTTATCCAGGTGTTGAAGGAAGAACTTATACATTAACAGTGTCGGTTGATGGGGAAACGTATTCTGGCAGTAGTACGATGCCCAATTACATGCCTTTGGATAGTTTATTCGTAGAGTATTATCCTTTTGGTGCAGATACATTGATTTCATTGGTTCCTTCACATTACGATGAGGCTGGAGTTACTAATTTTTACCAGTTTCATATTTATAGAAATGGTGAAAAAGACAAGGGTATCTACATTCAAGATGATCAATTTACGGATGGCAATTTAATTCTTCAACCACTTTTTGTATCCGATTTGGAAGTGAATGATATTGTTCGTGTCGATTTGTTTTGTATTGATAAACCGGTTTACAGTTACTTTAATCAGTTATCAGTAAATTCGTCGAGTTCAGCAACTCCAGCAAACCCTATTTCCAATATGACTGGAGGTTGTTTGGGTTATTTTTCTGCACGAACTTTCCATTCGAGAACAATCGTTGTTAATTAA
- a CDS encoding sterol desaturase family protein, with protein sequence MVDYVEKLIIFISTPIYALLILGEIILSNWHNRKLYTVGDTVQNVYLMLANMGVDVLMRGITLFVLLSFFDYRFVSWDTTSWYYWALLFFAEDFIFYWIHRIDHIVRFFWAIHVTHHSSENYNLTTGFRSSVFQPVYRFIWFIPLVFLGFKPFDIFIMYSITQTYGILVHTKAVYKLGFLETFLVTPSHHRVHHASNVEYLDKNMGMILIVWDKLFGTFQAEIEGLPIQYGLYEKQISQNPANVIFHEWGAIYKDVRKTKGLKNKWLYITKPPGWSHDGSTMTSTQLRKQIKHEQNN encoded by the coding sequence ATGGTTGATTATGTAGAAAAACTCATCATTTTCATTAGCACACCCATTTATGCATTACTGATTTTGGGAGAAATCATTCTCAGTAATTGGCATAATAGAAAGTTGTATACCGTTGGAGATACCGTCCAAAATGTTTATTTGATGCTTGCAAATATGGGTGTCGACGTATTAATGCGTGGAATTACCCTTTTTGTTTTGTTGTCATTTTTCGACTATAGATTTGTTTCTTGGGATACAACTTCTTGGTATTATTGGGCTTTACTATTCTTTGCCGAAGATTTTATTTTCTATTGGATTCATCGAATTGATCATATTGTGCGCTTTTTCTGGGCGATTCACGTTACCCATCATTCTTCTGAAAATTACAACCTAACAACCGGTTTTCGCTCTTCCGTTTTTCAACCAGTTTATCGTTTTATTTGGTTTATCCCCCTTGTTTTTTTAGGATTTAAACCTTTTGATATTTTCATTATGTACTCGATTACACAGACTTATGGAATATTGGTTCACACGAAAGCTGTATACAAATTAGGATTTTTAGAGACGTTCTTAGTAACGCCTTCTCATCACCGCGTTCATCACGCTTCCAATGTAGAGTATTTGGATAAAAACATGGGAATGATTCTCATCGTTTGGGATAAATTATTTGGAACTTTCCAAGCAGAAATTGAAGGTCTTCCAATTCAATATGGGTTGTATGAAAAGCAGATTAGTCAAAATCCAGCCAATGTGATTTTTCATGAATGGGGTGCGATTTACAAAGATGTTCGTAAAACAAAAGGGCTTAAGAATAAATGGTTGTATATTACTAAACCTCCAGGATGGAGTCATGATGGAAGTACAATGACTTCTACTCAATTGCGAAAACAGATCAAACACGAGCAAAATAATTAA
- a CDS encoding OmpA family protein, whose amino-acid sequence MNVKKLILSGLLIASVVSCGPVKQLKEANTQFRSGNYCEAAAKCALAYSKINRKSKSGLNMKGEMAFKTAESYRFVDDIKNANEWYERAILLKYQQKEPLVLLYNADMLRQLADNKKAIENYTAYKNLVPDDPRAEIGIQSCKMYEEFKENRTRHTVSNVKALNKEGFEIAPMFVDKKETKIAFGTSSERPGIKSAKDLLTCEGRYMDIFVAELDKKGNWLEPKPIEGDSINTEDYSEGTLCIDGRGKTMFFTRCPNIKKRNLGCDIYMSELEGRGWGRPKKLSLKPSDTLSVGHPCVTDDAKFLIFASDMPGGQGGKDLWYTTYEKKGDTWTPPVNMGPEINTAGDELFPSFAKNGDLIYSSNGLPGMGGLDLYRAEKVGDKNQWEKSTNLGSPINSDFNDYALVEVNDRKGYFTSERKGNVGVQTSPDIWMYELPPNIFSLKVNVFDLTDKTRQTKIDGVKVIVTGSNANEKWEGLTAKDGSVYWDKKPNGDRYIAEDSDYKIQISKEGYYEDKNGASISTKGLKYNQDFVLDMGLFPKARPIRLPEVRYPLAKWDLLVDSTINSKDSLIYVYDLLIANPGLVLELSSHTDPRGNDVYNQVLSENRAKACYKYLVEEKGVDPRRIIPVGKGEREPRTVYLLAGKYLESEPKDAEGNPIPGAQVIVLKEAYMNQFKKTNKKLFDQLQQFNRRTEGKVVTLEFDATNALPANPDFLIFKALPKAK is encoded by the coding sequence ATGAATGTTAAAAAGCTTATTTTATCTGGACTTTTAATTGCTTCAGTGGTTTCTTGTGGGCCTGTAAAGCAACTAAAAGAGGCAAATACTCAGTTTAGGAGTGGGAATTATTGTGAAGCTGCAGCAAAATGTGCGCTAGCTTACTCAAAAATCAATCGTAAGTCCAAATCTGGTCTCAACATGAAAGGCGAAATGGCTTTCAAAACAGCAGAGTCATACAGATTTGTGGATGATATTAAGAATGCTAACGAGTGGTATGAAAGAGCTATTTTGTTGAAATATCAGCAAAAAGAGCCATTAGTACTGCTTTACAATGCAGATATGCTTCGTCAATTGGCTGATAATAAAAAAGCTATTGAGAATTATACTGCGTATAAAAATTTGGTTCCGGATGATCCAAGAGCTGAAATAGGAATTCAATCTTGTAAAATGTATGAAGAGTTCAAAGAAAACAGAACACGCCATACAGTATCCAATGTGAAAGCATTGAACAAAGAAGGGTTCGAAATTGCCCCTATGTTCGTTGATAAAAAGGAAACTAAAATTGCTTTTGGAACATCTAGTGAGCGTCCAGGTATTAAAAGTGCAAAAGATCTTTTAACATGTGAAGGGCGTTACATGGATATCTTTGTTGCTGAATTAGATAAAAAAGGTAACTGGCTAGAGCCTAAACCAATTGAAGGAGATAGTATCAATACTGAGGATTATAGCGAGGGTACGTTGTGTATTGATGGTCGTGGAAAAACAATGTTCTTTACACGTTGTCCTAATATTAAAAAGAGAAATTTAGGTTGTGACATTTACATGTCTGAATTAGAGGGAAGAGGATGGGGACGTCCGAAAAAACTTTCTTTGAAACCAAGTGATACACTTTCTGTTGGTCATCCATGTGTTACGGATGATGCTAAGTTCTTGATTTTTGCTTCTGATATGCCAGGTGGACAAGGAGGTAAAGATTTGTGGTACACAACTTATGAGAAAAAAGGTGATACTTGGACTCCTCCAGTTAATATGGGGCCTGAAATCAATACCGCAGGAGATGAGTTATTCCCAAGTTTTGCAAAAAATGGAGATTTAATCTATTCTTCAAATGGTCTTCCAGGAATGGGAGGTTTGGATTTGTATCGTGCGGAAAAAGTTGGAGATAAAAACCAATGGGAAAAATCGACAAATTTAGGTTCCCCGATTAACTCAGACTTTAATGATTATGCATTGGTTGAGGTAAATGACAGAAAAGGTTACTTCACTTCTGAACGTAAAGGAAATGTTGGTGTACAAACAAGTCCAGATATCTGGATGTATGAATTACCTCCAAATATTTTCTCTTTGAAAGTGAACGTGTTTGATTTAACAGATAAAACACGTCAAACAAAAATTGATGGGGTAAAAGTAATTGTAACCGGATCAAATGCAAATGAAAAATGGGAAGGTTTAACTGCAAAAGACGGATCTGTTTATTGGGATAAAAAACCAAATGGAGACCGTTATATAGCAGAAGATTCTGATTATAAAATTCAAATCTCGAAAGAAGGATACTACGAAGACAAAAATGGTGCTTCAATCTCAACAAAAGGATTGAAATACAATCAAGACTTTGTTTTGGATATGGGATTATTCCCGAAAGCAAGACCTATTCGTCTTCCAGAGGTTCGTTACCCTCTTGCAAAATGGGATTTGTTAGTTGATTCGACAATTAATTCTAAGGATTCATTAATTTATGTATACGACTTGTTGATTGCAAATCCAGGGTTAGTTCTTGAGTTGAGTTCACATACTGACCCTCGTGGAAATGATGTATATAACCAAGTTCTTTCTGAAAATCGTGCTAAAGCTTGTTACAAGTACTTAGTAGAAGAAAAAGGAGTTGACCCACGCAGAATTATTCCAGTTGGAAAAGGAGAGCGCGAGCCAAGAACTGTTTATTTGTTAGCTGGTAAATACTTGGAGTCTGAACCGAAAGATGCAGAAGGAAATCCAATCCCTGGGGCGCAAGTAATTGTGCTGAAAGAAGCATATATGAACCAGTTCAAGAAAACAAACAAGAAATTGTTTGATCAATTGCAACAGTTCAATAGACGTACAGAAGGAAAAGTGGTTACATTGGAATTCGATGCTACAAATGCACTTCCAGCTAATCCTGACTTCTTAATCTTTAAAGCATTGCCCAAAGCAAAGTAG
- a CDS encoding AIR synthase related protein gives MSDIRYNLRGVSAGKEEVHNAIKKVDKGLFPKAFCKIVPDYLTGDEDYCIVMHADGAGTKSSLAYMYWKETGDVSVWKGIAQDALIMNIDDLLCVGATENILLSSTIGRNKNLITGEVIAAIINGTEELLETLRQQGIGIFSTGGETADVGDLVRTIIVDSTVVCRMKRSEVISNHTIQGGDVIVGLASFGQATYEDSYNGGMGSNGLTSARHDVFNKTLAAKYPESFDAAVPVDLVYSGSKNLTDKIDGVSIDAGKLVLSPTRTYAPVIKSILDKYRASIHGMVHCSGGAQTKVLHFVDDVHVIKDQLFPIPPLFKMIQEESGTDWEEMYKVFNMGHRMEIYVPAEVAQGIIEISESFGIEAQIIGRVESMTGKQVTVRSEVGEFIYKG, from the coding sequence ATGTCAGATATTCGATACAATTTAAGAGGAGTTTCCGCTGGAAAAGAAGAGGTTCACAATGCAATCAAAAAAGTTGATAAAGGCTTGTTTCCAAAAGCATTCTGTAAAATCGTACCTGATTACTTGACAGGAGATGAAGATTACTGTATCGTTATGCATGCAGACGGTGCAGGAACAAAGTCTTCATTGGCCTACATGTACTGGAAAGAAACAGGAGATGTTTCTGTTTGGAAAGGAATTGCACAAGATGCATTGATCATGAATATCGATGATTTATTGTGTGTTGGAGCAACTGAAAACATCTTACTTTCTTCAACAATCGGAAGAAATAAAAATTTGATCACAGGCGAAGTTATTGCTGCAATTATCAATGGTACCGAAGAATTATTGGAAACATTGCGTCAACAGGGAATTGGAATTTTCTCTACAGGTGGCGAAACAGCTGATGTGGGGGATTTGGTGCGAACAATCATTGTTGATTCAACGGTCGTTTGCCGCATGAAACGATCTGAAGTAATTTCCAATCATACCATTCAAGGAGGCGATGTAATCGTTGGATTAGCATCTTTCGGTCAAGCAACTTACGAAGATTCTTACAATGGAGGAATGGGGTCGAATGGACTAACATCTGCTCGTCACGATGTCTTCAATAAAACATTGGCAGCTAAGTATCCTGAAAGTTTTGATGCTGCAGTTCCAGTTGATTTAGTGTATTCGGGATCTAAAAATTTGACTGACAAAATTGATGGTGTTTCTATTGATGCAGGAAAATTAGTGCTTTCTCCAACAAGAACGTATGCTCCAGTTATTAAAAGCATTTTGGATAAATACCGCGCTTCTATTCATGGAATGGTTCATTGTTCAGGAGGGGCGCAAACAAAAGTGCTCCACTTTGTGGATGATGTTCATGTAATAAAAGACCAACTATTTCCAATTCCACCTTTGTTCAAAATGATTCAAGAGGAGTCTGGAACCGATTGGGAGGAAATGTATAAGGTTTTCAATATGGGACACCGTATGGAAATTTATGTTCCAGCTGAAGTCGCTCAAGGAATTATCGAAATCAGTGAATCATTTGGCATTGAAGCTCAAATTATTGGTCGCGTTGAATCAATGACTGGAAAGCAAGTTACAGTGCGCTCAGAAGTTGGAGAATTCATTTACAAGGGATAA
- a CDS encoding TonB-dependent receptor: MRLGLQIFILLITTISFGQTNATLSGTVKDFTKGEEVIGATIRVKDQRLGAVTNEYGFYSLTLPVGKYTIQISSVGFLLIEKEIDLTTSQTLDFQLKTDADEKELDEVVISKDRPDGNVRDPLMGVERIDPKEISKIPVIFGEKDIIKTMQLIPGVKNAGEGSSGFYVRGGGADQNLILLDEAPVYNASHLLGFFSTFNSDAIKDAMLYKGNQPSNYGGRLSSVLDIKMNDGNQKRFNVGGGIGLISSKLMIEGPIVKDKASFLISGRRTYADLFLKLSDKFKDNKLFFYDLNAKLNYRLGKKDRLFVSGYFGRDKLGLGDVFGINWGNATGTLRWNHIINQKWFSNTSFIYSKYDYKISISGGDVKFDITSQIQDFNVKQEFQWFPNNRNKVKIGLNVINHGITPGQIDANEGSGINVKRIQPTNSIENAVYISNDYTITENLTMSYGLRGSNLIALANGDDMYTYNPDGTVATTTDYTKNKLLKSYFNVEPRLSLSWQYLKGQSIKAAYARNTQNIHQVSNSTSGSPTDVWLSSSLNIKPEISDQVALGWFKNFLDNKLELSTEVYYKSLQNQLDFKNGANEQANERLEGELLSGIGRAYGLEIMLKKKSGKFTGWIGYTLSRTERKINGINDGNWYVAKQDRTHDLSVVGIYEITPKWSVSALFVFYTGNAVTFPSGKYQIDGQTYFIYTQRNGYRMPNYHRLDLGVTCLLKNTKKFESSLNISIYNAYARENAYSITFRENVDDPSKTEAVQTTLFRIIPAITYNFKFK; encoded by the coding sequence ATGAGATTAGGATTACAAATTTTCATTCTTCTAATTACCACCATTTCATTTGGACAAACGAACGCTACTTTGAGCGGGACAGTGAAGGATTTTACAAAAGGAGAAGAAGTTATTGGGGCAACAATTCGTGTGAAAGACCAACGATTGGGTGCTGTTACGAATGAATACGGATTTTACTCTTTGACTTTGCCTGTTGGTAAGTATACCATTCAAATCTCTTCTGTAGGCTTCTTGTTAATTGAAAAGGAAATCGATTTAACGACATCGCAAACTCTGGACTTTCAGTTGAAAACAGATGCAGATGAGAAGGAGTTGGATGAAGTTGTTATTTCAAAAGATCGCCCAGATGGAAATGTAAGAGATCCGTTGATGGGAGTTGAAAGAATTGATCCCAAAGAGATTTCTAAAATCCCAGTAATTTTTGGGGAAAAGGATATTATCAAAACGATGCAGTTAATTCCTGGAGTTAAAAATGCTGGTGAAGGAAGTTCTGGATTTTATGTTCGTGGTGGCGGAGCCGATCAAAATTTAATTCTTTTGGATGAAGCTCCAGTTTACAATGCAAGTCATTTATTGGGATTTTTCTCCACCTTCAATTCAGATGCGATTAAAGATGCAATGCTTTACAAAGGAAATCAACCGTCTAATTATGGTGGCCGATTGTCTTCTGTGCTGGATATTAAAATGAATGATGGAAATCAGAAACGTTTCAACGTTGGTGGTGGAATAGGATTAATATCTTCTAAATTGATGATTGAAGGACCAATCGTAAAAGATAAAGCGTCGTTTTTGATTTCTGGAAGAAGAACTTATGCGGATTTATTTTTGAAGTTGTCGGATAAATTTAAAGACAATAAACTGTTCTTCTATGATTTGAATGCAAAGTTAAATTACAGACTTGGAAAGAAAGACCGTTTGTTTGTTTCTGGTTATTTTGGAAGAGATAAATTGGGTTTAGGAGATGTGTTTGGAATCAATTGGGGAAATGCAACTGGGACCTTACGATGGAATCATATTATCAATCAAAAATGGTTTTCAAATACTTCTTTTATCTATAGTAAATATGATTATAAAATCTCTATTTCTGGGGGTGATGTGAAATTTGATATTACGTCTCAAATTCAAGATTTTAATGTGAAACAAGAATTCCAATGGTTTCCAAATAATCGAAACAAGGTCAAAATTGGTTTGAATGTAATCAATCACGGAATTACTCCAGGTCAGATTGATGCAAATGAGGGTTCAGGAATCAATGTGAAACGAATTCAGCCAACGAATTCTATTGAGAATGCAGTCTATATCTCTAATGATTACACAATCACTGAAAATTTGACGATGAGTTACGGATTGAGAGGCTCTAATTTGATTGCCTTGGCAAATGGTGATGACATGTATACGTACAATCCAGATGGAACAGTTGCAACAACAACAGATTATACGAAGAACAAATTGTTGAAATCCTATTTCAATGTTGAGCCGCGACTTTCGTTGAGCTGGCAGTACTTGAAAGGTCAATCGATTAAAGCAGCGTATGCTCGAAATACACAAAATATTCATCAGGTTTCTAATTCCACTTCGGGTTCTCCAACGGATGTTTGGCTTTCTTCTAGCTTGAATATTAAACCAGAAATTTCAGATCAAGTAGCATTGGGATGGTTCAAAAATTTCTTGGATAATAAGTTAGAATTGAGCACGGAAGTTTACTACAAGTCGCTTCAAAATCAGTTGGACTTTAAAAATGGTGCGAATGAACAAGCTAATGAGCGCTTGGAAGGAGAGTTGCTTTCTGGAATAGGAAGAGCTTATGGTTTGGAAATCATGTTGAAGAAGAAATCAGGAAAATTCACAGGCTGGATTGGATATACGCTTTCTCGAACTGAACGTAAAATAAATGGAATTAATGATGGAAATTGGTATGTAGCAAAACAAGATAGAACACATGATTTATCAGTGGTTGGTATTTATGAGATTACACCCAAATGGTCTGTTTCTGCATTGTTTGTTTTTTATACTGGAAATGCAGTTACTTTTCCTTCAGGGAAATACCAAATTGATGGACAAACCTATTTTATTTATACTCAGAGAAATGGATACCGTATGCCAAATTACCACCGATTGGATTTAGGGGTCACTTGCTTACTAAAAAACACCAAGAAGTTTGAAAGCAGTTTAAATATCTCCATTTACAATGCGTATGCTCGAGAGAATGCTTATTCAATAACCTTTAGAGAGAATGTGGATGACCCTTCCAAAACAGAAGCTGTTCAAACAACGTTATTCCGTATTATCCCTGCGATCACTTATAACTTCAAATTCAAATAA